A stretch of the Zonotrichia leucophrys gambelii isolate GWCS_2022_RI chromosome 22, RI_Zleu_2.0, whole genome shotgun sequence genome encodes the following:
- the TACR1 gene encoding substance-P receptor isoform X1, which yields MAESPPLAARPEPQPPNASLNASWPNPFVQPPWQVALWAAAYALVVLVAVVGNAVVMWIILAHKRMRTVTNYFLVNLAFAEAAMAALNTVVNFSYAVHNEWYFGAAYCRFHNFFPIAAVFASIYSMTAIALDRYMAIIHPLRPRLSAAASKAVMGLIWLLALLLAFPQGYFSVTAELPGRLVCLVEWPEPGGAESGKAYHFSMTVLLYLLPLLVIGCAYAAVGRTLWASAIPGDSSDRYHEQVSAKRKVVKMMIMVVCTFALCWLPYHVYFTLQYLRPEWYMQSFIQQVYLAVMWLAMSSTMYNPIIYCCLNDRFRVGFKHAFRWCPCVSAGEYEGLELRSARFLHTHSSVSKLSRMDTTTVASALGAADEELDEPGRAERLSLDMASNGSSRSDSKTVSESFSFYSNTLT from the exons ATGGCCGAGTCCCCTCCGCTGGCGGCCCGGCCGGAGCCTCAGCCCCCCAACGCGTCCCTGAACGCGTCGTGGCCCAACCCGTTCGTGCAGCCGCCCTGGCAGGTGGCCCTGTGGGCCGCGGCCTACGcgctggtggtgctggtggccgTGGTGGGCAACGCCGTGGTCATGTGGATCATCCTGGCGCACAAGCGGATGCGCACGGTCACCAACTACTTCCTGGTGAACCTGGCCTTCGCCGAGGCCGCCATGGCCGCGCTCAACACCGTGGTCAACTTCAGCTACGCCGTGCACAACGAGTGGTACTTTGGGGCCGCCTACTGCCGCTTCCACAACTTCTTCCCCATCGCCGCCGTCTTCGCCAGCATCTACTCCATGACGGCCATCGCGCTCGACAG gTACATGGCCATCATCCACCCGCTGCGGCCGCGCCTCTCGGCCGCGGCCAGCAAGGCGGTGATGGGGCTGATCTGGCTGCTGGCGCTGCTCCTCGCCTTCCCCCAGGGATATTTCTCCGTCACCGCCGAGCTCCCGGGGCGCCTCGTCTGCCTCGTGGAGTGGCCGGAGCCCGGCGGGGCCGAGTCCGGGAAAGC GTACCACTTTTCCATGACGGTGCTGCTGTACCTGCTGCCGCTGCTGGTGATCGGCTGCGCCTACGCCGCCGTCGGCCGCACGCTCTGGGCCAGCGCCATCCCCGGCGACTCCTCCGACCGCTACCACGAGCAGGTGTCGGCCAAGAGGAAG GTGGTGAAGATGATGATCATGGTGGTGTGCACCTTCGcgctctgctggctgccctaCCACGTCTACTTCACGCTGCAGTACCTGCGGCCCGAGTGGTACATGCAGAGCTTCATCCAGCAGGTCTACCTGGCCGTCATGTGGCTGGCCATGAGCTCCACCATGTACAACCCCATCATCTACTGCTGCCTCAACGACAG GTTCCGGGTGGGATTCAAGCACGCCTTCCGCTGGTGCCCGTGTGTGAGCGCGGGCGAGTacgaggggctggagctgcgcTCGGCGCGCTTCCTGCACACGCACAGCTCCGTGTCCAAGCTCAGCCGCATGGACACCACCACCGTGGCCTCGGCGCTCGGCGCGGCCGACGAGGAGCTGGACGAGCCCGGCCGGGCCGAGCGGCTCTCCCTGGACATGGCCTCCAACGGCTCCTCCCGCAGCGACTCCAAGACGGTCTCCGAGAGCTTCAGCTTCTACTCCAACACCCTGACCTAG
- the TACR1 gene encoding substance-P receptor isoform X2, producing MAESPPLAARPEPQPPNASLNASWPNPFVQPPWQVALWAAAYALVVLVAVVGNAVVMWIILAHKRMRTVTNYFLVNLAFAEAAMAALNTVVNFSYAVHNEWYFGAAYCRFHNFFPIAAVFASIYSMTAIALDRYHFSMTVLLYLLPLLVIGCAYAAVGRTLWASAIPGDSSDRYHEQVSAKRKVVKMMIMVVCTFALCWLPYHVYFTLQYLRPEWYMQSFIQQVYLAVMWLAMSSTMYNPIIYCCLNDRFRVGFKHAFRWCPCVSAGEYEGLELRSARFLHTHSSVSKLSRMDTTTVASALGAADEELDEPGRAERLSLDMASNGSSRSDSKTVSESFSFYSNTLT from the exons ATGGCCGAGTCCCCTCCGCTGGCGGCCCGGCCGGAGCCTCAGCCCCCCAACGCGTCCCTGAACGCGTCGTGGCCCAACCCGTTCGTGCAGCCGCCCTGGCAGGTGGCCCTGTGGGCCGCGGCCTACGcgctggtggtgctggtggccgTGGTGGGCAACGCCGTGGTCATGTGGATCATCCTGGCGCACAAGCGGATGCGCACGGTCACCAACTACTTCCTGGTGAACCTGGCCTTCGCCGAGGCCGCCATGGCCGCGCTCAACACCGTGGTCAACTTCAGCTACGCCGTGCACAACGAGTGGTACTTTGGGGCCGCCTACTGCCGCTTCCACAACTTCTTCCCCATCGCCGCCGTCTTCGCCAGCATCTACTCCATGACGGCCATCGCGCTCGACAG GTACCACTTTTCCATGACGGTGCTGCTGTACCTGCTGCCGCTGCTGGTGATCGGCTGCGCCTACGCCGCCGTCGGCCGCACGCTCTGGGCCAGCGCCATCCCCGGCGACTCCTCCGACCGCTACCACGAGCAGGTGTCGGCCAAGAGGAAG GTGGTGAAGATGATGATCATGGTGGTGTGCACCTTCGcgctctgctggctgccctaCCACGTCTACTTCACGCTGCAGTACCTGCGGCCCGAGTGGTACATGCAGAGCTTCATCCAGCAGGTCTACCTGGCCGTCATGTGGCTGGCCATGAGCTCCACCATGTACAACCCCATCATCTACTGCTGCCTCAACGACAG GTTCCGGGTGGGATTCAAGCACGCCTTCCGCTGGTGCCCGTGTGTGAGCGCGGGCGAGTacgaggggctggagctgcgcTCGGCGCGCTTCCTGCACACGCACAGCTCCGTGTCCAAGCTCAGCCGCATGGACACCACCACCGTGGCCTCGGCGCTCGGCGCGGCCGACGAGGAGCTGGACGAGCCCGGCCGGGCCGAGCGGCTCTCCCTGGACATGGCCTCCAACGGCTCCTCCCGCAGCGACTCCAAGACGGTCTCCGAGAGCTTCAGCTTCTACTCCAACACCCTGACCTAG